A genomic region of Pseudochaenichthys georgianus chromosome 12, fPseGeo1.2, whole genome shotgun sequence contains the following coding sequences:
- the fyb1b gene encoding FYN-binding protein 1 isoform X2 has product MANKADVKAMMARFQAGGVSTDESSFTPPGRNKPTFNPTPSFGPIPTIPTKKPVQESFSGGSINTPSKPSYLKNTASNKSDSEVNDPNVAKAPASRFASTQDDSNSNRKPFTVNKQQSTLKSPFLQSFEAKGPLQKPPPFNKPQLIPTLSDPKPTYPKPPINSKPSWVKEDSGGGLQPKPSSSIGKLMQQNEELAGAGLNTANKPSPPANLFKPPINFRTAQNTFNKESDNGQVADDIPSNGGARKPLLTATNSVPPPKPLASKKPSIKKPPKLFPQTSSITNDATSGPKKNPLPNSLALGPAPAKPNRPPNVHLESFKRGPGSFKKPTLPIPSHASIHSNNMTPPQPPQPAVPRLPPGHPGAMMQQGEFHEDPPPLPPSTGHPSQRAKEENVDHDDDDEDDDMYEDLEERWEEAEQKQDKQIEIDEKEEKKRLEAEKKQKKEREKKEQDARKKYKLVGSLDVIHQGKACVDCKGSKTDLALKHGDCLDIIRVMGNPEGKWVGRLQDGSIGYVKTTSVEIDFNTLKKHKSEPAYDPEVYDDIDVMSSDNSGMKRPGVVLPPPPGDGEEIYDDIDPNLDVIPTDCRSSPKKPRSFLQMFDRNGRLSSTKEMPPPEQFNADGNSAIDEDIYDDVDSQSGPPVPPTISSLPSLKGRSKTLEMDPKKQKKFEKEEKEFRKKFKYEGEIQVLNQVTIAPTLTNKKWSGKELAVRAGEKLDVIVNAVDNKLICRNDEGKFGYVSTGHIFTDDGDIYDDIGDDCIYDND; this is encoded by the exons ATG GCAAACAAAGCCGATGTAAAGGCCATGATGGCTCGGTTCCAAGCAGGTGGGGTCAGCACTGACGAGTCTTCGTTCACACCGCCTGGACGCAACAAACCAACTTTTAACCCCACCCCCTCCTTCGGCCCCATTCCCACCATACCCACAAAGAAACCCGTCCAGGAGTCCTTCTCAGGCGGTTCCATAAATACTCCTTCAAAACCCTCTTATCTGAAAAACACAGCATCAAATAAAAGTGACTCAGAGGTAAATGATCCAAACGTTGCTAAAGCCCCAGCAAGCAGGTTTGCCAGCACCCAGGATGATTCCAACAGCAACAGAAAACCTTTCACCGTTAATAAACAGCAGTCAACCTTGAAGTCACCTTTTTTACAGTCTTTTGAAGCTAAAGGCCCTCTACAGAAGCCTCCCCCCTTCAACAAGCCCCAACTGATCCCCACCCTGTCTGACCCTAAACCTACCTATCCTAAACCACCAATCAACTCCAAGCCCAGCTGGGTGAAAGAAGACAGCGGTGGAGGTTTACAACCAAAACCGAGCAGCAGCATTGGAAAGTTAATGCAGCAAAATGAAGAACTGGCAGGAGCTGGCCTCAACACTGCGAACAAACCTTCACCTCCGGCAAACCTTTTTAAGCCCCCGATCAACTTCAGGACTGCTCAGAATACCTTCAACAAAGAGTCAGATAACGGCCAGGTAGCAGATGACATACCGTCAAACGGGGGAGCTAGAAAACCGCTGCTCACCGCCACCAACTCTGTCCCTCCTCCAAAACCTCTAGCCAGTAAAAAACCCAGCATCAAAAAACCTCCAAAGCTTTTTCCTCAGACAAGCAGCATTACCAATGATGCCACTTCAGGCCCCAAGAAAAACCCCCTCCCCAACAGTTTAGCGTTGGGCCCTGCTCCTGCCAAACCCAACCGACCCCCTAACGTCCACCTAGAGAGCTTTAAAAGAG GTCCTGGCAGCTTTAAGAAACCAACCCTCCCGATTCCTTCTCACGCCAgtatccatagcaacaacatgaCCCCACCTCAACCCCCTCAGCCTGCAGTTCCCAGGCTGCCCCCCGGACACCCTGGAGCCAT GATGCAGCAGGGTGAGTTCCACGAGGATCCCCCGCCTCTACCACCATCTACAG GTCATCCCAGTCAGAGAGCAAAG GAGGAAAATGTTgatcatgatgatgatgatgaagatgatgacaTGTATGAGGATCTTGAAGAACGATG GGAGGAAGCTGAACAAAAACAAGACAAGCAGATAGAGATAGACGAGAAGGAGGAGAAAAAACGATTGGAGGCTGAGAAAAAGCAGAAGAAGGAACGCGAGAAGAAGGAACAAGATGCCAGAAAGAAATATAAA TTGGTTGGCTCCCTGGACGTCATCCACCAGGGGAAGGCGTGTGTGGATTGTAAAGGGAGTAAGACCGACCTGGCTCTGAAGCATGGAGACTGCCTGGACATAATACGTGTCATGGGCAACCCCGAGGGGAAGTGGGTGGGTCGACTGCAGGATGGATCCA TTGGTTATGTGAAGACCACTTCAGTGGAAATTGACTTCAACACTCTGAAGAAGCATAAATCTGAGCCGGCATACGACCCCGAAGTATACGACGACATCGATGTGATGTCTTCTGATAACAG TGGAATGAAAAGACCAGGAG TTGTCCTGCCCCCACCTCCAGGAGACGGAGAAGAAATATATGATGATATTGATCCAAACCTGGACGTCAT TCCCACGGACTGCAGGTCTTCTCCTAAGAAGCCTCGTAGCTTCCTTCAGATGTTTGACCGGAACGGACGTCTATCCAGCACTAAAGA AATGCCTCCACCAGAACAGTTCAATGCGGATGGGAATTCAG CAATTGATGAGGATATATACGACGATGTTGACTCTCAAAGTGGGCCTCCTGTTCCTCCGACCATCAGCAG CCTTCCATCACTAAAAGGCAGAAGCAAGACTCTAGAGATGGACCCAAAAaagcagaaaaagtttgagaaagagGAGAAGGAATTCAGGAAAAAGTTTAAA TATGAAGGGGAGATACAGGTGCTTAACCAGGTGACCATCGCCCCGACACTGACGAATAAGAAGTGGAGTGGGAAGGAGCTCGCAGTCAGAGCAGGAGAGAAACTTGACGTAATTGTTAACGCCGTGGATAACAAACTGATCTGCCGGAACGATGAGGGGAAAT TTGGTTATGTTTCGACCGGCCACATATTTACAGA tGATGGTGATATCTACGATGATATTGGAGATG ATTGCATCTATGACAACGATTAA
- the fyb1b gene encoding FYN-binding protein 1 isoform X3 — translation MANKADVKAMMARFQAGGVSTDESSFTPPGRNKPTFNPTPSFGPIPTIPTKKPVQESFSGGSINTPSKPSYLKNTASNKSDSEVNDPNVAKAPASRFASTQDDSNSNRKPFTVNKQQSTLKSPFLQSFEAKGPLQKPPPFNKPQLIPTLSDPKPTYPKPPINSKPSWVKEDSGGGLQPKPSSSIGKLMQQNEELAGAGLNTANKPSPPANLFKPPINFRTAQNTFNKESDNGQVADDIPSNGGARKPLLTATNSVPPPKPLASKKPSIKKPPKLFPQTSSITNDATSGPKKNPLPNSLALGPAPAKPNRPPNVHLESFKRGTVASDNGPGSFKKPTLPIPSHASIHSNNMTPPQPPQPAVPRLPPGHPGAMMQQGEFHEDPPPLPPSTGHPSQRAKEENVDHDDDDEDDDMYEDLEERWEEAEQKQDKQIEIDEKEEKKRLEAEKKQKKEREKKEQDARKKYKLVGSLDVIHQGKACVDCKGSKTDLALKHGDCLDIIRVMGNPEGKWVGRLQDGSIGYVKTTSVEIDFNTLKKHKSEPAYDPEVYDDIDVMSSDNSGMKRPGVVLPPPPGDGEEIYDDIDPNLDVIMPPPEQFNADGNSAIDEDIYDDVDSQSGPPVPPTISSLPSLKGRSKTLEMDPKKQKKFEKEEKEFRKKFKYEGEIQVLNQVTIAPTLTNKKWSGKELAVRAGEKLDVIVNAVDNKLICRNDEGKFGYVSTGHIFTDDGDIYDDIGDDCIYDND, via the exons ATG GCAAACAAAGCCGATGTAAAGGCCATGATGGCTCGGTTCCAAGCAGGTGGGGTCAGCACTGACGAGTCTTCGTTCACACCGCCTGGACGCAACAAACCAACTTTTAACCCCACCCCCTCCTTCGGCCCCATTCCCACCATACCCACAAAGAAACCCGTCCAGGAGTCCTTCTCAGGCGGTTCCATAAATACTCCTTCAAAACCCTCTTATCTGAAAAACACAGCATCAAATAAAAGTGACTCAGAGGTAAATGATCCAAACGTTGCTAAAGCCCCAGCAAGCAGGTTTGCCAGCACCCAGGATGATTCCAACAGCAACAGAAAACCTTTCACCGTTAATAAACAGCAGTCAACCTTGAAGTCACCTTTTTTACAGTCTTTTGAAGCTAAAGGCCCTCTACAGAAGCCTCCCCCCTTCAACAAGCCCCAACTGATCCCCACCCTGTCTGACCCTAAACCTACCTATCCTAAACCACCAATCAACTCCAAGCCCAGCTGGGTGAAAGAAGACAGCGGTGGAGGTTTACAACCAAAACCGAGCAGCAGCATTGGAAAGTTAATGCAGCAAAATGAAGAACTGGCAGGAGCTGGCCTCAACACTGCGAACAAACCTTCACCTCCGGCAAACCTTTTTAAGCCCCCGATCAACTTCAGGACTGCTCAGAATACCTTCAACAAAGAGTCAGATAACGGCCAGGTAGCAGATGACATACCGTCAAACGGGGGAGCTAGAAAACCGCTGCTCACCGCCACCAACTCTGTCCCTCCTCCAAAACCTCTAGCCAGTAAAAAACCCAGCATCAAAAAACCTCCAAAGCTTTTTCCTCAGACAAGCAGCATTACCAATGATGCCACTTCAGGCCCCAAGAAAAACCCCCTCCCCAACAGTTTAGCGTTGGGCCCTGCTCCTGCCAAACCCAACCGACCCCCTAACGTCCACCTAGAGAGCTTTAAAAGAGGTACTGTGGCCTCTGATAATG GTCCTGGCAGCTTTAAGAAACCAACCCTCCCGATTCCTTCTCACGCCAgtatccatagcaacaacatgaCCCCACCTCAACCCCCTCAGCCTGCAGTTCCCAGGCTGCCCCCCGGACACCCTGGAGCCAT GATGCAGCAGGGTGAGTTCCACGAGGATCCCCCGCCTCTACCACCATCTACAG GTCATCCCAGTCAGAGAGCAAAG GAGGAAAATGTTgatcatgatgatgatgatgaagatgatgacaTGTATGAGGATCTTGAAGAACGATG GGAGGAAGCTGAACAAAAACAAGACAAGCAGATAGAGATAGACGAGAAGGAGGAGAAAAAACGATTGGAGGCTGAGAAAAAGCAGAAGAAGGAACGCGAGAAGAAGGAACAAGATGCCAGAAAGAAATATAAA TTGGTTGGCTCCCTGGACGTCATCCACCAGGGGAAGGCGTGTGTGGATTGTAAAGGGAGTAAGACCGACCTGGCTCTGAAGCATGGAGACTGCCTGGACATAATACGTGTCATGGGCAACCCCGAGGGGAAGTGGGTGGGTCGACTGCAGGATGGATCCA TTGGTTATGTGAAGACCACTTCAGTGGAAATTGACTTCAACACTCTGAAGAAGCATAAATCTGAGCCGGCATACGACCCCGAAGTATACGACGACATCGATGTGATGTCTTCTGATAACAG TGGAATGAAAAGACCAGGAG TTGTCCTGCCCCCACCTCCAGGAGACGGAGAAGAAATATATGATGATATTGATCCAAACCTGGACGTCAT AATGCCTCCACCAGAACAGTTCAATGCGGATGGGAATTCAG CAATTGATGAGGATATATACGACGATGTTGACTCTCAAAGTGGGCCTCCTGTTCCTCCGACCATCAGCAG CCTTCCATCACTAAAAGGCAGAAGCAAGACTCTAGAGATGGACCCAAAAaagcagaaaaagtttgagaaagagGAGAAGGAATTCAGGAAAAAGTTTAAA TATGAAGGGGAGATACAGGTGCTTAACCAGGTGACCATCGCCCCGACACTGACGAATAAGAAGTGGAGTGGGAAGGAGCTCGCAGTCAGAGCAGGAGAGAAACTTGACGTAATTGTTAACGCCGTGGATAACAAACTGATCTGCCGGAACGATGAGGGGAAAT TTGGTTATGTTTCGACCGGCCACATATTTACAGA tGATGGTGATATCTACGATGATATTGGAGATG ATTGCATCTATGACAACGATTAA
- the fyb1b gene encoding FYN-binding protein 1 isoform X1, giving the protein MANKADVKAMMARFQAGGVSTDESSFTPPGRNKPTFNPTPSFGPIPTIPTKKPVQESFSGGSINTPSKPSYLKNTASNKSDSEVNDPNVAKAPASRFASTQDDSNSNRKPFTVNKQQSTLKSPFLQSFEAKGPLQKPPPFNKPQLIPTLSDPKPTYPKPPINSKPSWVKEDSGGGLQPKPSSSIGKLMQQNEELAGAGLNTANKPSPPANLFKPPINFRTAQNTFNKESDNGQVADDIPSNGGARKPLLTATNSVPPPKPLASKKPSIKKPPKLFPQTSSITNDATSGPKKNPLPNSLALGPAPAKPNRPPNVHLESFKRGTVASDNGPGSFKKPTLPIPSHASIHSNNMTPPQPPQPAVPRLPPGHPGAMMQQGEFHEDPPPLPPSTGHPSQRAKEENVDHDDDDEDDDMYEDLEERWEEAEQKQDKQIEIDEKEEKKRLEAEKKQKKEREKKEQDARKKYKLVGSLDVIHQGKACVDCKGSKTDLALKHGDCLDIIRVMGNPEGKWVGRLQDGSIGYVKTTSVEIDFNTLKKHKSEPAYDPEVYDDIDVMSSDNSGMKRPGVVLPPPPGDGEEIYDDIDPNLDVIPTDCRSSPKKPRSFLQMFDRNGRLSSTKEMPPPEQFNADGNSAIDEDIYDDVDSQSGPPVPPTISSLPSLKGRSKTLEMDPKKQKKFEKEEKEFRKKFKYEGEIQVLNQVTIAPTLTNKKWSGKELAVRAGEKLDVIVNAVDNKLICRNDEGKFGYVSTGHIFTDDGDIYDDIGDDCIYDND; this is encoded by the exons ATG GCAAACAAAGCCGATGTAAAGGCCATGATGGCTCGGTTCCAAGCAGGTGGGGTCAGCACTGACGAGTCTTCGTTCACACCGCCTGGACGCAACAAACCAACTTTTAACCCCACCCCCTCCTTCGGCCCCATTCCCACCATACCCACAAAGAAACCCGTCCAGGAGTCCTTCTCAGGCGGTTCCATAAATACTCCTTCAAAACCCTCTTATCTGAAAAACACAGCATCAAATAAAAGTGACTCAGAGGTAAATGATCCAAACGTTGCTAAAGCCCCAGCAAGCAGGTTTGCCAGCACCCAGGATGATTCCAACAGCAACAGAAAACCTTTCACCGTTAATAAACAGCAGTCAACCTTGAAGTCACCTTTTTTACAGTCTTTTGAAGCTAAAGGCCCTCTACAGAAGCCTCCCCCCTTCAACAAGCCCCAACTGATCCCCACCCTGTCTGACCCTAAACCTACCTATCCTAAACCACCAATCAACTCCAAGCCCAGCTGGGTGAAAGAAGACAGCGGTGGAGGTTTACAACCAAAACCGAGCAGCAGCATTGGAAAGTTAATGCAGCAAAATGAAGAACTGGCAGGAGCTGGCCTCAACACTGCGAACAAACCTTCACCTCCGGCAAACCTTTTTAAGCCCCCGATCAACTTCAGGACTGCTCAGAATACCTTCAACAAAGAGTCAGATAACGGCCAGGTAGCAGATGACATACCGTCAAACGGGGGAGCTAGAAAACCGCTGCTCACCGCCACCAACTCTGTCCCTCCTCCAAAACCTCTAGCCAGTAAAAAACCCAGCATCAAAAAACCTCCAAAGCTTTTTCCTCAGACAAGCAGCATTACCAATGATGCCACTTCAGGCCCCAAGAAAAACCCCCTCCCCAACAGTTTAGCGTTGGGCCCTGCTCCTGCCAAACCCAACCGACCCCCTAACGTCCACCTAGAGAGCTTTAAAAGAGGTACTGTGGCCTCTGATAATG GTCCTGGCAGCTTTAAGAAACCAACCCTCCCGATTCCTTCTCACGCCAgtatccatagcaacaacatgaCCCCACCTCAACCCCCTCAGCCTGCAGTTCCCAGGCTGCCCCCCGGACACCCTGGAGCCAT GATGCAGCAGGGTGAGTTCCACGAGGATCCCCCGCCTCTACCACCATCTACAG GTCATCCCAGTCAGAGAGCAAAG GAGGAAAATGTTgatcatgatgatgatgatgaagatgatgacaTGTATGAGGATCTTGAAGAACGATG GGAGGAAGCTGAACAAAAACAAGACAAGCAGATAGAGATAGACGAGAAGGAGGAGAAAAAACGATTGGAGGCTGAGAAAAAGCAGAAGAAGGAACGCGAGAAGAAGGAACAAGATGCCAGAAAGAAATATAAA TTGGTTGGCTCCCTGGACGTCATCCACCAGGGGAAGGCGTGTGTGGATTGTAAAGGGAGTAAGACCGACCTGGCTCTGAAGCATGGAGACTGCCTGGACATAATACGTGTCATGGGCAACCCCGAGGGGAAGTGGGTGGGTCGACTGCAGGATGGATCCA TTGGTTATGTGAAGACCACTTCAGTGGAAATTGACTTCAACACTCTGAAGAAGCATAAATCTGAGCCGGCATACGACCCCGAAGTATACGACGACATCGATGTGATGTCTTCTGATAACAG TGGAATGAAAAGACCAGGAG TTGTCCTGCCCCCACCTCCAGGAGACGGAGAAGAAATATATGATGATATTGATCCAAACCTGGACGTCAT TCCCACGGACTGCAGGTCTTCTCCTAAGAAGCCTCGTAGCTTCCTTCAGATGTTTGACCGGAACGGACGTCTATCCAGCACTAAAGA AATGCCTCCACCAGAACAGTTCAATGCGGATGGGAATTCAG CAATTGATGAGGATATATACGACGATGTTGACTCTCAAAGTGGGCCTCCTGTTCCTCCGACCATCAGCAG CCTTCCATCACTAAAAGGCAGAAGCAAGACTCTAGAGATGGACCCAAAAaagcagaaaaagtttgagaaagagGAGAAGGAATTCAGGAAAAAGTTTAAA TATGAAGGGGAGATACAGGTGCTTAACCAGGTGACCATCGCCCCGACACTGACGAATAAGAAGTGGAGTGGGAAGGAGCTCGCAGTCAGAGCAGGAGAGAAACTTGACGTAATTGTTAACGCCGTGGATAACAAACTGATCTGCCGGAACGATGAGGGGAAAT TTGGTTATGTTTCGACCGGCCACATATTTACAGA tGATGGTGATATCTACGATGATATTGGAGATG ATTGCATCTATGACAACGATTAA